ATAGTAGCCATTTTTCAGCACTTAaacttgcatttaattttataatagccAACGGAAATCATAAAACTACAGTAGAAATGTATATTTGCAAAGATATCCCCACCAGTAGAGTGACTAACAGGACACAGAGTTTAtgatacattaatagaagtatcgctaatgatggaaaaactccgatgacaatcaccggctaAATGATAGTGATTATGTCagcatttttctcttaaattagCGCATTGGTAGAACAAAACGTAGCAATTTCAAAATATCAGTTGGAgacttaagtccaaaaattgtcaaactaagatggtgAAACTCTGACCACGttaaaactcggaaacagcgtcTCCAGATATTCCAACTGAGTTTGAAATGTCTTTTGATGAAGCACAACATCTAACGGGtactattttgaaggcgaaaacatacacaaataaatgaatatgttttacaaaaaactaaaattcccgttaatCCCCGGATTAATCCCGTTAATCTCATATACTATGCGACGCATAGAGTTCATgattcttcttgaaaatttcctatgccTTTTTTGCTGTGTAGGGTTGTTTGAAAAACCTAGGGTAGATTTTGGGCTAAGAGAAAGGAAAATAGAGTTTATTATATGGACGTGAAGAGATAAATATGAAAGACTTATGGAGGTGTAGGAGAAGGGTAAGGGGAGAAGGCAACGGCGTTTAAGACCACGGGAGCGAAACGGGTCTGTGTTtgagagaggaatggaagatCCAGACAAATGGGCCCTTTTATTCGAGTTAAATGCCGCTGAATGGGGCATAAATTTAAAGGAGCCAATTGTGTGGTTTCCAACCATGTACCAATATGCTCTTGTCCTCCTGGAATATCTGGTGATCCATTCATTATATGCCGACCATTCCAAGGTATGTGAAATACGTTTTTCCTTATATTTGAATGAAGTTGCTTTTTTGTGATTGATATGTCTTCAATTTAGCCAAATTTACTGTCTGAAATGGActaatttaccatttttaaaatacttatttatgaTAGAGATGCCAAcaaataaaacttttgggtttACCCATGTCTTGTGTCTTAAAAGTCGTCAACATTTCTTGACCTCTGCCGGGGACCTCTTCTGGACTAATTTATAGATTTTTCCTGTCAATCAATAAAACATGtgtgccacaaaaattttaacaaatgcattgattgtgatagagtttgataAATACAGGGacccatatttttttatccacttctTCTGGAACTGATTGGGGCAAAATTCAAAGGCCTAGAAAGATTGCGGAGATAAGTCGATGACATCATGCGCTTATGTCAATGTATCTCAGCTACTCCCCTACCCCTAGCATCAACCTTGAATGGTTcaattgttgtttacactcttgtgaatAATTCCTTGCCTCTATTAGCCATTCTTTCTGACCCAGATGTCTAAGTGagtgaaccagaactctaatggtCGTTTGAAACTTTTTAAGCAATGTCGCAGTATTAATTATTGTGTGGCCCAGCGTTACCTGACCGATGCTGGTGGCTTTATCAAGGGAATCTGGTGAAGCAGGaaactttattcatttttattttattcaaattttaactttttaggGAATAGCTAATCGAGtatgatttttttttgtcataCCTTATATTTTTCCCTGACAtctaacaatttattttaattaattgagtttttacatcatacatttatattatatttggtCAAATACAATATAATCCATCCAAAATCCAAATACCAAATCCAAATAATAAATGGAGTTGGTGAGTGTTTTGTCTAAATAACTGCTTGCTTGTTTCCGCAGAACCTGTCGTGACCCAGCCTTGCAATCCATCTCCGTGTGGTCCGAACAGCCAGTGCAGGGTTTTGAACAATGTGGCAGTGTGCTCATGCTTGCCAGAGTATGTTGGTTCTCCACCATCCTGTCGCCCTGAATGCGTCGTCAACTCAGAATGTAATCTGAATCAGGCGTGCTCGAATCAGAAGTGCCGAGATCCTTGCCCAGGCACTTGTGGGACTGGTGCACGCTGCGAAGTGGTCAACCACAATCCCATTTGCAGTTGCCCATCCCATATGACTGGAGATCCATTTGTCAGGTGTTATCCCCCAGGTGAGAGAGCTTAGACAAGtgttaattttcacttttgactGCAATTTCTTCCGCGGTTAGAATTTTCGTTCCGCTTTATCTTCCTTCTCCATCCATTCCGCCCGCCCGCTGGTGGTCTAAAACGCAAACGCGGCCGTGCCCTTTTTCGGATTAAAAATCCTCGGCAACAATAAAAACAGAGAAAGAATACAGAACGAAACATTTCCGTGCGTTTCCTTGCATGTTGCGTTTTTTTTCGCTCGTCCTCTTTTTTTTTGTATCCCTTTGTCTTTCCTTCTCATTTTCTTCTATTGTACTCGCGGGTCCACTTTTGGACGAAAATGGGCGACAAGATGCTCTGT
This genomic interval from Ischnura elegans chromosome 5, ioIscEleg1.1, whole genome shotgun sequence contains the following:
- the LOC124159676 gene encoding neurogenic locus notch homolog protein 4-like, whose product is MGHKFKGANCVVSNHVPICSCPPGISGDPFIICRPFQEPVVTQPCNPSPCGPNSQCRVLNNVAVCSCLPEYVGSPPSCRPECVVNSECNLNQACSNQKCRDPCPGTCGTGARCEVVNHNPICSCPSHMTGDPFVRCYPPEDRCVNAGVQKKIAKFREERLA